Genomic DNA from Phyllopteryx taeniolatus isolate TA_2022b chromosome 10, UOR_Ptae_1.2, whole genome shotgun sequence:
ttatttttgtatttatcattacttttgtcagattcagattatttttgtgaccactgtgggtttttcatTGACGgtgggtaccaacaattttgtccatgtgtattTCGTGTACCCTCACCCCTGCAAGCAAATCAATCACCGATCATCTCTGAAAAGAACCCATCGCCACCAATCACTTCCACCAAGCCCACCATCccataaacaactgaaatgttACTTGCTTTTAAGAGAGCGTGTACCTTGTCCAGGCATAGGTTTCCATGGCGCTCAGCAATGGCCTTGCGAAAGCCGTGAGAGAGCGGGTACAACATACTGTGGTGAGGATGCACCGAGGGTAAGCGATTCTTTTCCAGCTGGTCAGCAACAATGCTCACGAGTTTTTTCATCCGTTCATCATAATCAGTCCAATCGCACACAATCTAAAAAATAGCGAGAAATACCATATCTTAAAACAATGCTGTCATACAGGAACACAATCACTATCCCCTAATATATAAATGGTACAAAtacagccacaaaaaaaaataaaaaataaaaataaaaaaaaaataaaaaaaaccacacaccaACCTGCAAGCAATGTGCCAGGTTACAGTAAGCATCAGGGAAATCAGGCTTGAGTTTCAAGGCAGTGCGGTAAGATGCAATGGCCTCTGGAATGTTCCCAGAATCCTAACAGACCAACACCATCAAACAGTTGAATACATTAGAAACATGTAACATTCATATTATAAAAGAAATTCAACCATGACATTATTGTAATAACGCTGATAGaagataaaaacatttcaaaaggttATTAGTACTACAGTCAAAAGAAATGTCTAATAACGCATACTTTGTGTATTGAAGCTAAATTGCTGTGAGCATCAGCAAAAGCAGGATTGATCTGGATGGCACGGGTGTAGCACTGGAGCGCTCCTTGTACATCTTGCATTTCCTTCAGCGTGTTGCCCATGTTTGAGTAGGCGTCCGCAAATGTGGGGCTAATTCTGAGAGAAAGCATAAGTTTCTGGTAACCCACATTGTGATCTGTACATACATAAGTGCTCTTTACTGGCAACGTATGGTCTCCCATAATGTTCTGCCGTACCAGATTGACAATCAAAGTTGTATATAATAAAGGTAATTTATCATTTAACATCTGTAGTGATATAATCATATGCAGTACATTCAGGTAAGCACATCTTGAAAATCAGTCATGTAACTTCTTATTGCATGAATACAAACCGGATGGCTTCCTTGTAGTGCATGAGAGCCTCTTGAAGTTTCCCTTGCTGTTGCAGAACACTGGCCAGGTTTGAGTGAGCTGCAGCAAACTCTGGGAACACCTaggaaaacatgcaatttaTTTCAGTCATTTTGATGATCCTGTTGAACTTACAACATTTTACCCAATAGTAAACCATTATCAATCATCAAGCTGTACCTCTAGCGCTTTCCTATAAAGCTGAACTGCTTCCTCAATGTTGCCTTGTTCACGTTTGATATTAGCCAAGTTATTAAGGGAGTCTGCGTGTGTTGGGCACAAACGCAAAGCTGTGTTGTAGCACTCTTCCGCCTCAGACACCTGGAAAGACATTGGGCTACTTTACCATTTAGTCATTTACTTATCGAATTATGTAATAGATCCTCCAAGCTACCATACAATTACACAAATCTGCACTCTTAAGTAGTTGCCTTACATTGCCTTTCTCCTTCAGTGCATTTGCCAAATTGCAGTAGGCATCTGGAAAGTGAGGCTGTAGCTCAATAGCTCGGCGGTAGGTGTCAATAGCCAGGTCTATGAGGCCTTGCTCATAGTAGACACAGGCCAGGTTACCATGAACAACTGCATGGTTGGGACTAAGACTCAGGGCTCTCAAATATCCAGCCACAGCTCTGGAAATGCAAGATATGCTTAAGATTAATATTTAATCATCAACACTGAATTGTGTGCATCTGTGTTCAGTGTcttcaaaataacatttactgTCATTATTCATCAACAAAGTTGGTTAAGCTAGGAATACACACAAAAAGGTCATGATTGAGATGACTGACCTGTCAAAGATTCGGGCTTCCTTCAAAACATTTCCTAAATTGATGTATGCATCAAGGAAATTTGGGTCCAGCGTCACAGCCTTAAAATTAACACAcaagtatacatatgtatggAATTAACATAAAATAGTTATCCTTTTGTTACTAtcatatatttgaaaataaagcaaCAGACCTTTTCAAAATGGTGTATGGCTAGCCATATCTCCCCCTGGGCATTGAACACACAGCCCAGGTTGCTCCAAGCGACTGCAAAGTTGGGCTGAGTCTCAATGGCTTTCAGGTAGCAAGCCTTGAGTTTCCAATGGAAAAAGCAACAAGAAAGGAAGAGAATGGGTAGAAAGAGAAAGGTATAGTACGGAGAGGGGAGGACAAgggattgtaaaataaaaaataggtaGAGAATataagtgaggaaaaaaaaaaaaaaaaaaaaaaaaaaagggcagagAAAGCAAAATTAGTGACTAATCtccaggaaaacaaaaagtgagtCTACAGCATGGGCTCGCGTGCGCTTAAGTCTGCTGCGCTCAGCGCATTGCTTTTTCCTACGCTGCGCAGATCCAACCAACACCCATACATCGTCCCTCATCGTGCAGTTATGGCCACAATTTTAAAAGCTTAGTGGCAACATTTAAAGAGTACATTGACCTTTAATCAAACCACCCCTGATCAGCTACAACCCGAACTGCTACAATGTATTATTTAGCTGTTTAACAACATCTACCATGGGCATAACGTCTCACAACCTGCGATGGTGAACTGATTGTGCAGGTGATGGTCCCTGAAAAGCATGCGCAACAGAATCACGCAGGCGCGCGGGGTATGTTTTGCCACCACCACAATGCACCACGCTTGCGCAGCCTTGCTCTTGGCAAAGGCCATTGGCTTTGCTGCTTCGCTTGCTGAATGGCCCAGTGCAACAGCTACAGACCGACACCCTCTGGCAAGGAACCTGCCACACCAGACTGGCACACGCTCACACCCATCATCGCTTTCAATCATTGGGATTGTGGAAAAATTACCACAGCAACAGCTGCCTACATTATGAtgcaaataacatttttaagtcAGTAGCGACTATTGAGGACAAAATTGTATAATGACCAAACTTCAGAGATACTGGGGCATTTGGCAGCGAGGCTGGTTTTATGGGTAGAGAGGTCTGCAACCAAGAGGCCATAGGGATTTGGGGTAGGGGGTCGCATGCTGGCGCGCTCTGCCTTTTTAGTTGCCTGGAGGACATCGCTGCGCAGCCCCTGCGCTACTGTAGACTCACAGCGCAATATCTGCATCATCAGAGCGCTGCAACTCAATAAAGaaggaataaataaaacaaaattggaaaatgAATCAAGAGTTATGTAGGAGTTAGAGCATTCTTACTTGTTTGTCACCATTACTCCTTCCAAATCCAAGTTTCTTTATACTTAATATAGAACTCAGTAATTAGTATAAGCATATCGTAAAAATGCTTACTGTCATTTCTTTTGCTACTTTTTTCATTTGCTCTTCAAGAGATGCCACAAAAGAGGAGCTCAAGCGTGAAGTGAGGTGGTTTTTCTTTTGCTGGCTGTTACAAACCCGTTACCATATTTTTGGACTTTGTCAGAGAGGTGGCCGCGGCTGGCTGGAAGAAGAGAAGACTGAGGCTGCCCTTAGTGTTCCTTTCCCGCCGGGCACCTACGCAGAAATAGTGTCACCCACCTGAAACCTTCTATACAACAATTTCAGTTGAGGAAAAACCAAAAGAGACAAAATCAGAAACAACATTGTTAGTAAATTTGATAAACAATGCATTTGTCTTTCAACATGGAAATGTAGCAGGTTcttccaaaacacaacaaacataaCTGACTATATTCAGTAGTCAttcatgcaaaacaaaacaaaacaaatgtttagtttaaaagaaaacccaaaaaatgtttgtggtagcagggggggggggagaaaggctttgttgtgtttgttggtTCAAGTTATATCACTTGTTTGAATTCAATTTAGTTGTAACTACAGGAGGGCAGTTACTGGCTTGATCTTAAACATAATGAACTGATCCCCTTGCTTTGGGGAAATTACATATCTGAAGCAAAATGGAAGAAgaattaatcatttattttctgcCTTTTAGCATTGTCAGGAAatattttattgcttaaaatgcTTTGTCCTGGCCTGCTCTCTTGAATCCTGGCCAATGGGGTAGGGAAAAAAGTCTGTGGTTTATTTGGATCTAGAAGCCTCCACAGCTCTGAAATGAAGAAGTCATCGCTGTTGCTGCGCACGCCTGTCCTTTTAGAACCGCATCTGACGCAGGCGGTGGAGTACAGATTGTGAGCTGTCTGCCTGACACCGATGGAAGGCGCCATTGCAAGGCACCTGAGTTTAGGCTTATTCAACTATATGGTTGTCTATTTGATGTTGTAAGAGAAACATGGGTACAATAGGCACAGTGAGACGGAGTTAACGAGAATGGGTGTATAAAAAGCACTGTTGAAGGGCTCTCCAGCACTTTTGGGAGATGGGTGAAAGGTCAGGAAGACAGCTCAAGGCGCGCAGACTCCACCAATCCTTAGCAAGCGCGCGGGGGGTGGAGCGACAGAACAGAGGAGCTCGACACTCCCTGATACTCCATCCCCACTCCTCAAACACCCCCATCTAGTATGAAATAAGAGGGCCTGTAACCACTGGGACAACTGCACACCTCCAGATTTGACCCGATCCAGGGAGCCCCATATAATGGAACAAGAATTGAAGTGGCAAATAGAAGCAGAAAAGAATTGAAGTGGCAAATAGAAGGCTAAAAGTATTCAGtgtgaatgggggggggggggggggggaagcaagtGTAATGTCCATTAACTGGAGATAATACTGGAGTACAGTGGCTAGGTTACAAACCATCTTATCTTTAGCACTGGAAATATAAACTAGTTACTTATCAGTTCATATATTACTCACAGACCGAGccagcatttcccccccccaaagtcAACTATTAAATGCACGGAAAAATTACAATATGTATTGTGTTTGACTTGACAGCCTTTCTTCCTACGGGGGTGGGTGACCTCTTGTAAAAGGTCAAGGTAAACCAAAAGGAATGAGGACAAATGATAATATAAGGGATTGAAGGGAAACGCTACATTACTcgggaaaactaaaaaaataaataaaaaataagtttttattttatgtgttttattataaaaatgacacaatcgggggaaaaaaaagatatgtttGCTCAAATGGGATTTAGATATCCTATAGTCCAAAACAACAAAGGTTTTTAAATAGTATGCAATGCACACTTCTACggtgagagggaaaaaaaatcctctttgaGATAAAGATTATGGGTCTCTATttgctttctttaaaaaaataaataaataaaattaaataaaaggtaGTGGCATACAAATGGCTTTAGTAGGAGGGGTAACACTAAAAACaacagagaaaaagaaccaaTCAAACACCACATCATCTGAAAAGGCAGACAAGGATGACATACCTTAGCCTCTTCCAAGCGCCCAAGTGCTTTAAGCAAGTTGCCCAAGTCACTCCGCACACAGTACAGATCctgggaaagaggaaaaaaaaaaaacacttctcaaTATTAAGCACAACTGGTTTTAAGCTCAAATTTGTTTACTCTAGCTACTGATGGCGATATCTGATTTCAACATGCTGCATTAGACTTACAGGGTTATACTGTAATGCTGAGACATAAGCCTGGACCGCTCCTTCCATATCTCCTGCAGCGACCAGAGCTGCTGCCAAGTTGATGTATCCGTCGATGAAGTCTGGCTTTAATCGCAGAGCATGGCGGTAATGTTCGATGGCCTCCTGCAGTTGGCCCCTCTCCTTGTACACATTCCCCAGGTTGGAGTAGGCCTCGGCCAGCATTGGGTTCTGTTTGATGGCCAATGTACTGAAGTGGGCGGACCTGTTGAACCAGAAACAATAGAAGAGCGTCAAAGTCCGAAAGCAAAAGCCTGGCACCATGCTGCATATGGTGAGAAAGAGCAATAGCAGTATAGCCTTAgacatttactcaactgcacacATGTTGGATTTTTGAGAAATACAGAACAGCAAGAACTGAAGCAGCAGAATTAATTTGATTGCACATACTTCCATGGAACACAAACATTTATGCACTTTAGGAGGAGGAAGCACATGGTCCAACTGGAACGCCAGTCGTTGTTAAAATACGGTCACATATCATTAAAACTAtgttaatgtttgtgtgtgagtgacagTGTCTATGAACTGAAGGAACCACACTTATTACCTGTTTTGTTTCCTGAGGGGAAAGAAAACGAGGCATCGATTTGTCTTAACTGGATGACGTGCTCAGCGAAATACAATGCATAAATTATGTTGTAGAACAAGACACTGCTCCATCTCTTCACATCCATTCCATGTTTATTTACCCAGACAGAATACACTGCTGAACTTTCTGTACTTTGGCTATTTATACCTccacagagtgactctctaacatggacttagtataaaagtgtcaatttcattacagaaaaaaaacttttttttttttctcccatgtgaccagaaaagccccccccctgacagctacttctgtttgacccagttttgtatccgctttgtctgTATTTGGCTATGActaccccctttcctctgattggttgcctctgtgtagaagtcccacttgtgagagcacacatgcttgttatgttgacagcactgttTCGGAGCTGAAAGGGAAGggggagatcttcgctagttacgtagataagcttgagcaattcaggcctcttggcagaaaaacgtttGGAACTCAGGAACACGTGgataattttaattcatatttcatgtttactgaggcaccacagagccAATATTAAATCCCAAATActacaaaaagttggtttggcaaaatatctcCCCTTTAAACTCAAGCTGACGCACTCAAACTGAAGCTGTGATTGTATTTAGTATTGTATCCAGCATCCTAGGGCTTGCTGCACAACGGGCGACACAGCCAAAACAGAATGAAGTGgaccattgcaaaaaaaaaataaaaaaatcagttgaCGACTTCACCGCACACCAAGCCAATGAGCACCGCACATCTACTGACACGCTTAAATGAACAAACTGGGTTTtaaaattccaaaataaaattcgttttaatgtataattttttatggaaccacaaaaacatggcacaaTTGCCAAGACGCGAATGGCCAAAAGGCAGAGGAAACGGGCGAGAATAATCAAAGAGTGtgacttttggggaaaatgtgtaGAAATTAAACAACTCAATTTAAAAATTCCTCCAACATAATGACCATCATCGAATTAGGACAAACAAGCTTGTATCCTTCCTATATGAACATAATTGTACTCATGgatcaatcaaataaataacaacacaaaCTGAAGATCGATGCGAGTACACTGATCTCATTCGAGTCAAAGACGTCCTGCAAGAGCAACATTTTCAACCTTAATATGTAATACACAATCATTTCATTATGAAACCTGTAAAGAAAGATCTTTGCTACCACCTTAACTGCTGGGAAACATTTAATTCATTAGCAAGCAAAACCCAGAAGATGGTTATTGGATGATAGAGCAAATAATAAATCCCTCCACCTCCATCGCATATGCTGCAACTCTGTTGCATCGAATCCTCGATGCCCCGACCTCACCTGTCAAGTCTTCGGCACTGGAAGTGAATGGAGGACAGGAGCAGCAGCACGCCTGTATTATCTGGCTCCTGGCGCCATAGCTGCATGCAGTGGCGCTCTGCTGCCTCAAAGTCCCCTGACTGATATTCCCGATGTGCCAGCTCAGCCAACCCTTGGAAGGAAAGAATACGTTTTGTCGGTTCTGGAGCACCAACACAGCCCAAGGAGCAGGGAGGCAGGGGGGAAACAAGACGTTAGAtgtgatggatggaaaatggacgacaaatgaaaactaaaacaataacataGATAACACATATTACATAAAGTCAACCAAAAACAATATAGTGATTTTTCCCCCTAATAATAAAAAGGTGGTGGTTGTCCTTGAGGATAAAATAATTGGATTTCAATACATGCGATTAAAATTGAACTTAAAACCACTTCCTAAGTTGGCCATTCTGTGGAGGGGGAGTTTTTTTATGCGTAAATAACTGCAAACAACATAAACCAAAGCAGAAGGCTACTCAATAATGATTTTACTTTTAGAACAAAATGTGCATGCTGCCTTTATAGGACAATGAGTTCAACATAGCTATCACCTGATAAAGTTGGTTACACTTTGCCAACATACTAGTAaaacgtgtttttgttttacttagaAATGAAGACGAAATACATGCATGgagtgaaaaaacaaatatggaAGGGAGACAGCATAGCATCATTCATTTACTTATATTTTCAGAGGCTTAGCACCAATGCAAGAGTATTGCTTTTACATGAATCCTGTCATTGCAGTATGATCTGATATTCAAGTAACTCACATCAACCATAGCGGGCTTGATTTCATATGACAAATGCATATTATATAATCAAAATAGATCCTGACTAAACGGATTGTCATTTTAAAACGCTATACCATGACAAAAATCTGTGGTAAGCAGCAGCACTTGACTGGCTATTCAATTCGTGTTCAGTATTACGTAATGGAGCTAAACGGCACCCCTCAAAATCGATCACTGTGATACATGATGATGAGAAACAAAATCTTCACGTTGTACCACCTCGATTTCATCTGACACTATGAACGGACAAAGCGATCTACCGCTTCTCGTTTTTCACGATTTCTTCCCCTCCTCGCCATTTTATCTTGTAAAACGAAACCAACCTGTGCTGTCAGCCACGTTCCCCACAGAGCTCGCCATCTCCTCGGTCTTCGACTCTTGCCCGGAGGACGTCAACGTGTCAGCCGGCAGGTTTACACTTTAAGAGGAAAAACGTGCGACCGGGCAGTCGTCTTTGTCGAACGACAAGCACGTTGCCAGCCAATAAGCGAACAAttacctttatttttttctacgtCACGAGCTGCCAAGTGCCAGTTGTAGTTACAACCTGGTTGAAAAATAAGTAGACAATTGAATACGATACACAATAAGTATTGTGAGTCAcattaaatttctttttttaaagctaaaCCTTGCTATTGCTTCGCGACAATGCACCTATCGAATAGAAAATGGCGAAGTGGGTGTAACCATATTTTGGCCAGAAAGTAGTTCCGCAACTTTCGAGGGAAAAGCGGACAAAAcatcaaataatattttactCATGTAACACTGATGGCTAATATGGTataattctttgttttcttAACCGATAACAAGTACAACGtgctattcttaaaaaaaaaacacaacaacaacaaca
This window encodes:
- the ogt.1 gene encoding UDP-N-acetylglucosamine--peptide N-acetylglucosaminyltransferase 110 kDa subunit isoform X3 encodes the protein MASSVGNVADSTGLAELAHREYQSGDFEAAERHCMQLWRQEPDNTGVLLLLSSIHFQCRRLDRSAHFSTLAIKQNPMLAEAYSNLGNVYKERGQLQEAIEHYRHALRLKPDFIDGYINLAAALVAAGDMEGAVQAYVSALQYNPDLYCVRSDLGNLLKALGRLEEAKACYLKAIETQPNFAVAWSNLGCVFNAQGEIWLAIHHFEKAVTLDPNFLDAYINLGNVLKEARIFDRAVAGYLRALSLSPNHAVVHGNLACVYYEQGLIDLAIDTYRRAIELQPHFPDAYCNLANALKEKGNVSEAEECYNTALRLCPTHADSLNNLANIKREQGNIEEAVQLYRKALEVFPEFAAAHSNLASVLQQQGKLQEALMHYKEAIRISPTFADAYSNMGNTLKEMQDVQGALQCYTRAIQINPAFADAHSNLASIHKDSGNIPEAIASYRTALKLKPDFPDAYCNLAHCLQIVCDWTDYDERMKKLVSIVADQLEKNRLPSVHPHHSMLYPLSHGFRKAIAERHGNLCLDKVHALLKINALHKPAYEHPKDLTASGGRLRVGYVSSDFGNHPTSHLMQSIPGMHNPEKFEVFCYALSPDDSTNFRVKVVAEAHNFTDLSQIPCNGKAADRIHQDGVHILVNMNGYTKGARNELFALRPAPIQAMWLGYPGTSGAPFMDYIVTDKETSPGEVVEQYSEKVAYMPHTFFIGDHANMFPHLKKKAVIDFKSNGHIFDNRIVLNGIDLKAFLDSLPDVKVIKMKCDNNQEPAADTNGALSMPVIPMNTAAEAIINMINQGQIQVTINSFTVSNGLATTQINNKAATGEEVPRTIVVTTRSQYGLPEDSIVYCNFNQLYKIDPPTLQMWANILKRVQNSVLWLLRFPAVGEPNIQQYAQNMGLPGSRIIFSPVAPKEEHVRRGQLADVCLDTPLCNGHTTGMDVLWAGTPMVTMPGETLASRVAASQLSCLGCPELIAHSRQDYEDIAVKLGSDMEYLKMIRARVWKQRICSPLFNTKQYTMDLERLYLQMWEHHSNGSKPEHMFKVHTVESSDSA
- the ogt.1 gene encoding UDP-N-acetylglucosamine--peptide N-acetylglucosaminyltransferase 110 kDa subunit isoform X1, translated to MASSVGNVADSTEPTKRILSFQGLAELAHREYQSGDFEAAERHCMQLWRQEPDNTGVLLLLSSIHFQCRRLDRSAHFSTLAIKQNPMLAEAYSNLGNVYKERGQLQEAIEHYRHALRLKPDFIDGYINLAAALVAAGDMEGAVQAYVSALQYNPDLYCVRSDLGNLLKALGRLEEAKACYLKAIETQPNFAVAWSNLGCVFNAQGEIWLAIHHFEKAVTLDPNFLDAYINLGNVLKEARIFDRAVAGYLRALSLSPNHAVVHGNLACVYYEQGLIDLAIDTYRRAIELQPHFPDAYCNLANALKEKGNVSEAEECYNTALRLCPTHADSLNNLANIKREQGNIEEAVQLYRKALEVFPEFAAAHSNLASVLQQQGKLQEALMHYKEAIRISPTFADAYSNMGNTLKEMQDVQGALQCYTRAIQINPAFADAHSNLASIHKDSGNIPEAIASYRTALKLKPDFPDAYCNLAHCLQIVCDWTDYDERMKKLVSIVADQLEKNRLPSVHPHHSMLYPLSHGFRKAIAERHGNLCLDKVHALLKINALHKPAYEHPKDLTASGGRLRVGYVSSDFGNHPTSHLMQSIPGMHNPEKFEVFCYALSPDDSTNFRVKVVAEAHNFTDLSQIPCNGKAADRIHQDGVHILVNMNGYTKGARNELFALRPAPIQAMWLGYPGTSGAPFMDYIVTDKETSPGEVVEQYSEKVAYMPHTFFIGDHANMFPHLKKKAVIDFKSNGHIFDNRIVLNGIDLKAFLDSLPDVKVIKMKCDNNQEPAADTNGALSMPVIPMNTAAEAIINMINQGQIQVTINSFTVSNGLATTQINNKAATGEEVPRTIVVTTRSQYGLPEDSIVYCNFNQLYKIDPPTLQMWANILKRVQNSVLWLLRFPAVGEPNIQQYAQNMGLPGSRIIFSPVAPKEEHVRRGQLADVCLDTPLCNGHTTGMDVLWAGTPMVTMPGETLASRVAASQLSCLGCPELIAHSRQDYEDIAVKLGSDMEYLKMIRARVWKQRICSPLFNTKQYTMDLERLYLQMWEHHSNGSKPEHMFKVHTVESSDSA
- the ogt.1 gene encoding UDP-N-acetylglucosamine--peptide N-acetylglucosaminyltransferase 110 kDa subunit isoform X4 codes for the protein MASSVGNVADSTGLAELAHREYQSGDFEAAERHCMQLWRQEPDNTGVLLLLSSIHFQCRRLDRSAHFSTLAIKQNPMLAEAYSNLGNVYKERGQLQEAIEHYRHALRLKPDFIDGYINLAAALVAAGDMEGAVQAYVSALQYNPDLYCVRSDLGNLLKALGRLEEAKACYLKAIETQPNFAVAWSNLGCVFNAQGEIWLAIHHFEKAVTLDPNFLDAYINLGNVLKEARIFDRAVAGYLRALSLSPNHAVVHGNLACVYYEQGLIDLAIDTYRRAIELQPHFPDAYCNLANALKEKGNVSEAEECYNTALRLCPTHADSLNNLANIKREQGNIEEAVQLYRKALEVFPEFAAAHSNLASVLQQQGKLQEALMHYKEAIRISPTFADAYSNMGNTLKEMQDVQGALQCYTRAIQINPAFADAHSNLASIHKDSGNIPEAIASYRTALKLKPDFPDAYCNLAHCLQIVCDWTDYDERMKKLVSIVADQLEKNRLPSVHPHHSMLYPLSHGFRKAIAERHGNLCLDKINALHKPAYEHPKDLTASGGRLRVGYVSSDFGNHPTSHLMQSIPGMHNPEKFEVFCYALSPDDSTNFRVKVVAEAHNFTDLSQIPCNGKAADRIHQDGVHILVNMNGYTKGARNELFALRPAPIQAMWLGYPGTSGAPFMDYIVTDKETSPGEVVEQYSEKVAYMPHTFFIGDHANMFPHLKKKAVIDFKSNGHIFDNRIVLNGIDLKAFLDSLPDVKVIKMKCDNNQEPAADTNGALSMPVIPMNTAAEAIINMINQGQIQVTINSFTVSNGLATTQINNKAATGEEVPRTIVVTTRSQYGLPEDSIVYCNFNQLYKIDPPTLQMWANILKRVQNSVLWLLRFPAVGEPNIQQYAQNMGLPGSRIIFSPVAPKEEHVRRGQLADVCLDTPLCNGHTTGMDVLWAGTPMVTMPGETLASRVAASQLSCLGCPELIAHSRQDYEDIAVKLGSDMEYLKMIRARVWKQRICSPLFNTKQYTMDLERLYLQMWEHHSNGSKPEHMFKVHTVESSDSA
- the ogt.1 gene encoding UDP-N-acetylglucosamine--peptide N-acetylglucosaminyltransferase 110 kDa subunit isoform X2, which encodes MASSVGNVADSTEPTKRILSFQGLAELAHREYQSGDFEAAERHCMQLWRQEPDNTGVLLLLSSIHFQCRRLDRSAHFSTLAIKQNPMLAEAYSNLGNVYKERGQLQEAIEHYRHALRLKPDFIDGYINLAAALVAAGDMEGAVQAYVSALQYNPDLYCVRSDLGNLLKALGRLEEAKACYLKAIETQPNFAVAWSNLGCVFNAQGEIWLAIHHFEKAVTLDPNFLDAYINLGNVLKEARIFDRAVAGYLRALSLSPNHAVVHGNLACVYYEQGLIDLAIDTYRRAIELQPHFPDAYCNLANALKEKGNVSEAEECYNTALRLCPTHADSLNNLANIKREQGNIEEAVQLYRKALEVFPEFAAAHSNLASVLQQQGKLQEALMHYKEAIRISPTFADAYSNMGNTLKEMQDVQGALQCYTRAIQINPAFADAHSNLASIHKDSGNIPEAIASYRTALKLKPDFPDAYCNLAHCLQIVCDWTDYDERMKKLVSIVADQLEKNRLPSVHPHHSMLYPLSHGFRKAIAERHGNLCLDKINALHKPAYEHPKDLTASGGRLRVGYVSSDFGNHPTSHLMQSIPGMHNPEKFEVFCYALSPDDSTNFRVKVVAEAHNFTDLSQIPCNGKAADRIHQDGVHILVNMNGYTKGARNELFALRPAPIQAMWLGYPGTSGAPFMDYIVTDKETSPGEVVEQYSEKVAYMPHTFFIGDHANMFPHLKKKAVIDFKSNGHIFDNRIVLNGIDLKAFLDSLPDVKVIKMKCDNNQEPAADTNGALSMPVIPMNTAAEAIINMINQGQIQVTINSFTVSNGLATTQINNKAATGEEVPRTIVVTTRSQYGLPEDSIVYCNFNQLYKIDPPTLQMWANILKRVQNSVLWLLRFPAVGEPNIQQYAQNMGLPGSRIIFSPVAPKEEHVRRGQLADVCLDTPLCNGHTTGMDVLWAGTPMVTMPGETLASRVAASQLSCLGCPELIAHSRQDYEDIAVKLGSDMEYLKMIRARVWKQRICSPLFNTKQYTMDLERLYLQMWEHHSNGSKPEHMFKVHTVESSDSA